The Mytilus edulis chromosome 4, xbMytEdul2.2, whole genome shotgun sequence nucleotide sequence AAGGAGTCTTATGCATCTTCTTTGTCTATAACAAGtttaatcaaacaaaaaacataattgaTACCATACATTTGCAAATAAAAACTGAAAGACAATGGTTTATGTAGAACAGTGTGAACATCAAAACAAGTCACTTGAGATTTTACACTTCTGTTTCCATCAGGAAAAGGACAGATTTTACATAGTTTTAGGTCTACTTTGGTTTAAACCAACCATCAAAGAATTTATGGAACAATGATGCATCTGTGCTGTCTTTAATCACTGGGATATTTTCTCTTAAATCTGGACGATTGTCTCTGATCATTTGATCCCCTTTAGATTCAGGCAATGATGGTTGTGGCTGAGATTTCCAAGTTTTGTTGAATTTATTGATATCCTCTGTAAAGAGAAGAAGGCTGAGGAAAAATGTCAAATTAGCTAAAATCAAGCTGGAAAATGTCAATTTGCTAAAATCAATCTGTAATTTTTAACATTTGCTTATTTTTTAATTGCAGTTTAAAGCACCATTTGTCTAACATAAGGCTTGAAAAGAATACACCATCTTGGATAGTGTTGATGTATAAtagtacaatatttttttcttctttctagtATATATTAGTTTTTTAGGTTTAACACTTCTGTGTTACCTCTTATCCTATTCTAGGTTTTTGGTCATTTTAATACTTCCAAAGACAAACATGATCGACTTTCTCTTACTTTAACAGTGCacattagggctattccagaaataacAATATTAGAGGTTGGAAGGCACTTTTTTGCTATGTCCATCACTTATACAATTGCATTTTACTTTGCATACATAACCACACAATTTAAACTTTGTGACCTGCCCCAaccaatacaaaaaataaaaaaggtttcCAATCctacattattattttttctggaatagctGTTATAATAATAAGCACTAACTGTCATCaatattgttaaaattttcaaTCTTTTCCTCCACACCAGATTTGTCTTTCTTTATGGTGACAGAATGTGACTGGTCCCCTATAAATCTGGTAACTGTCACTTCTTCATTCCCCTCTCCATCTCTCACTGTCTTCCTCTGTTCTACTCTCTGTaatcacaacatataaaacatCAGGTTATATAACCTGAGAACTAAGAATTTAAATAGGTCACACTTTACATAactataaaatatagaaaaaccaGTTTGAAAACTGCATGTTACATTAcaataacaaaactttttttaaagttggTATTCAAATAATGACTTCTTTTCTCAATTAGCTGGACTAAATCACAATAATTGTCAGATAGCAATAATGGAAAGTTTACCCCTCCTCCCTAATGGTAATTTTAAATAGCAGTGAATATTTTGCTTGATGACAGTGGGATTATTAGACATCAGAAGTTGTCATTAATATGTACCAGTAAAAGGCAGTATATACTATTAAGCATTTTGTTATCATTATTATCTACCACCACATATAATGATGTGATTATGAAGATAGCTTGTTTTATTGCTCCCACAGTTTGGTAGATTTTGGCCCtgcttttattcttttttatcttAACTTTTTGGTCAGTTTTTTGTTTAAGTTACTAAATATAAAGATATCAACACCtcaaggtggtacataacactaaagggagataactctatacaAATCATGTTCCATTGTTTAATTCCAGGTGCAGGGTTTTCTGGCTGCGTTgcattttatgaaattaaacggTCCAAAGTATTTTTTGTACCACCCGAAAGAAACGTCTTTTTAATTGCacataatcatatatatatatgtaaattaacATACCCCATCTGGGCCTCTTGATGTTGTAAATGAAAAGCTTCGGTTATAAGAATAGGATTTTGGTTGTTCCATCCTGAACTCTGGCTGTGATTTTGGATTATCAAAGAGTTTAGCAACATCATCTACTCCAAGCTTTCCATCCACATCTACAAAGATACAAATATCTTCATACTTTGAATTTAGGTTCTTAAATACAGTTTCATAGTATCTGAATAACTTTCTGCTGTTTAATTTTCAGTGTTTTAAATCtgaatttccattttttttcaaatgattgaaTAGTTTTTAATTGCTCTCCTATCAGTCACTAGTTTCTCTTTGTGAAGATTATAACTACATAAGAAACAAAGACAAAACATAAATTTCAGATCTCAAATTTTGCTATGAAAACTCAAAACTTTCTGAATCCTTGCAATTTAATCCAGACATTTTAAAATTGAGGGAAAACTTACAAATGGGAGTtaactgaaaattcagaaatgattgtaaggttttTATATGCAATTAATGCGACTGAATGACTTTCACAAAAATACaaacttgcattctgatatctgatatatataaATCCAGCTTTTCCTAAAAATGTAACAAATTGACCTCCCATTTAGGACCATTCTGCAAAgtttgcaataataaatacatgcaataatttctaaatttacagacCATTAGGTTTCTATTTACCTGAATCTTCCCTCTTTCCTGTAACAGGTAATCTTGGACTGAATGGAGATCTGAActataatagaaaataaatttttaCAATACAATTCTTTTATAACGTCAGCATTTTAAAGCCTATCATGTTGATATCAAAGCATTAACAATACAACTTATCAGCAAAACAACATTTAACAAGCTATCATTTGAACTTAGAATTATTTCAATTTaaggaatttgcataattttttgtgttgaaaatttttgaaaaattccaTGTGATCTGTATAATAATGTTTTGAGCGTTGCATAACACTTTCCacacaatgtattttgtatagataatgTTGTGCacagcacagtacattctattgaaaacgTTCTTTCTTTGTATTAGTTTGTGTGTGTCGCACAGAACATtataatacagaataaacatggaattcatttaaaatttcaagtacaagaaattatgcaaatttttCTTTCTCCCAAATTGCATGGATTGAAAGCATTACCATGTATTTAAAGTCTTTACGTTGCTCTTACttgacaaaataacaaaatgtccTACCACAGAGTAGATAACATCCTGAATATGTGAATAGAGGTTTTCGGTTTATATAATTTCTAAGGacatttttccatattttctgGTTTATTTCTTGTTGATGTTTATTATGTATTGCTAATTGTGTCACAAATCTTTATATGATTTGATGACAAATAAGTTTTTgaattacaaagaaaattaaaaaaaaaatacttacaaaAACAGGTAACAAAACTAAATTTGGAAGTTTCATAACCATTGCACacatcaaatatgtaataaattatcattaaattttattcatgttgcaattgttttaaaaatctatgtATGGTCCGTTTCAGTGATTAACAATAaggaaccaggtgctccgcagggcgcagctttatacgaccgcagaggtcgaaccctgaacagttggggcaagtatggacaaaaaattcaagcgtgatacagctctgaatttggattgtgatcaaatttttgacattacatggtttttttttacacaaaacaaatgtcaagattttacaaatcaattaaagatttcttcttcaaactttttaaatctaaaattaaatagttgacacaccataggtttctgacacagaatgaatgtcgtctaatgaacttaaaagttttttttttgcctttgagcaattcactatgctgttgaatattaatcctctcaaaaaaatgtttgaagaaatttttttttttatttatgaaatctgaaatgagaaaaatttaaccccccccttttttttcatattcccgcttccctttttccaaaactgatattaattcaaatttctaatggagtttgcaacaataactactcttttaaatacatcataaaatattaaaatgtaaaataaagtgtttgttatcactgaatggtaaagattggttggtagtaaaagtgaatatacattgtttattggataaaacaataaaaaaaacttcatcagcaacattttatattggcaaatttccaatgaagttatttacatcatagtcatgtctggcaaatgtccaacatacattatctaaaaacattttagataagataaggaaaaaaagcttcatcagcaacattttatattggcaaatttccaatgaagttatttacataaagttattggcaaataaaaatagaaaatgacatcatagtcatgtctggcaaatttccaacatatattatcaactactattctatacaaagaaagataactccaattgaaaattaattgctattgcacaatattgtgcaattagatatttcttgctattgtgcaatactgtgcaattgaaaaatttttgctattgcacaatacttgatatggaatcctgatttggaccaacttgaaaactgggcccataatcaaaaatcaaagtacatatttagataaagcatatcaaataagcccaagaatttaatttttgttaaaatcaaacttagtttaattttggaccctttggaccttaatgtagaccaatttgaaaactggaccaaaaattaagaatcatcatacacagttagatttggcatatcaaagaaccccaattattcaatttttgatgaaaacaaacaaagtttaattttggaccccaatttggactaacttgaaaactaggccaataattaaaaatctaagtacatttttagattcagcatatcaaagaaccccaaggatttaatttttgttaaaatcaaactaagtttaattttggaccctttggaccttaatgtagaccaatttgaaaacgggaccaaaaattaagaatctacatacatagttagattcggcatatcaaagaaccccaattattcaatttttgatgaaatcacacaaagttcaattttggaccctttgggccccttattctgttgggaccaaaactcccaaaatcaataccaaccttccttatatggtcataaaccttgtgtttaaatttcatagatttctatttacttatactaacgttatggtgcgaaaaccaagaaaaatgcttatttgggtccctttttggcccctaattcctaaactgttgggacctaaactcccaaaatcaatcccaaccttccttttgtagtcattaacattgtgtttaaatttcattgatttctatttacttaaactaaagttattgtgcgaaaaccaagaataatgcttatttgggcccttttttggcccctaattcctaaactgttgaaaccaaaactcccaaaatcaatcccaactgttcttttgtagtcataaaccttgtgtcaaaatttcatagatttctattaacttaaactaaagttatagtgcgaaaaccaagaaactgcttatttgggccctttttggcccctaattcctaaaatgttgggaccaaaactcccaaaatcaataccaaccttccttttgtggtcataaaccttgtgttaaaatttcatagatttccattcacttttactaaagttagagtgcgaaaactaaaagtattcggacgacgacgacgacgacgccaacgtgatagcaatatactacgaaaattttttcaaattttgcggtcgtataaaaatgatgcCAAATAATTACAGGAGTGAATGGTTGTATAAAATATGGCTTTGACTCTTTTTTCTCTTCATTGTCTTTTAACATTTGATCTCTTGGATTCTGCTGGGTTCTTGACTCAGGTGCAAATGGTAGACGAGGTTGAAGGAACATTTCCTCTTTGTGTTCATTGTCTTTTAACATCTGATCTCTGGGATTTTGAGGATCTCTTGCTTCTGGAAGTTGTGAACCTGAGATCAAAAAGTTTTTccattaaacaatttttttaagaaCAACAACATATAAAGAAAACAGTGCATGTACAATTTAATAATTTCAGGCAGGAACTTTTATCAAGACagtgttgatttgaaaaaaaatgttcatgtccaaacagaataaaacaagaatgtgtccatagtacacggatgccccactcccactctcattttctatgttcagtggaccgtgaaattggggtgaaaattataatttggaattataattagaaagatcatatcatagggaacatgtgtactaagtttcaagttgatgtaactttaacttcatcaaaaactaccttgaccaaaaactttaacctgaatttagcactatcattttctatgtacagtggaccatgaaattggggtcaaaactataatttggcattaaaattagaaagatggggaacatgtgtactaagtttcaagttgattggacttcaacttcttcaaaaactaccttaaccaaaatctttaacctgaagcgaacggacgcacagacggacggacgaacggaggcacagaccagaaaacataatgctcctctactatcgtaggtggggcataaaaattcttGGTTATC carries:
- the LOC139521206 gene encoding HCLS1-associated protein X-1-like; protein product: MSINDFFKSFFGFKRPQDHHPFAGNNIWDDDGNDDEEDHGMFFFHFDLNRQMESMQREMEDMFRNFGAVEFSPGSQLPEARDPQNPRDQMLKDNEHKEEMFLQPRLPFAPESRTQQNPRDQMLKDNEEKKESKPYFIQPFTPFRSPFSPRLPVTGKREDSDVDGKLGVDDVAKLFDNPKSQPEFRMEQPKSYSYNRSFSFTTSRGPDGRVEQRKTVRDGEGNEEVTVTRFIGDQSHSVTIKKDKSGVEEKIENFNNIDDKDINKFNKTWKSQPQPSLPESKGDQMIRDNRPDLRENIPVIKDSTDASLFHKFFDGWFKPK